In Gemmatimonadota bacterium, the genomic window GAGACTTCCATCCATCCCGTCACGGAGGAGTCGTACCCGAAGTGCGGGCGCACACTGATGAGTATGGCCGGTACGCCGAAGGCGGTGAGCACGTAGAGCACGAGCTCGAGTCGCGCCCACTTCCACTGGGTGAAGAGCGTTTGACGGAACATTAGTTGGCCTCCACGTCGGGGGTGCGTGCGGAGCGCAGGAGTTCCACAAAGCTTTCTTCGAGGTCCAGATCAATCACTTCGCGCAGTTCGGAGGTGCCGGACGCAAACCACTGTTGCATCTCCGGCTGCCAGCCACGCACCACCCATTGCTCTTCGCGCCCAATCGATTGATCGCGATTCAGCAGCGTAAAGGGGAGCGCCCCGATCTCCGTTGGCGCGTCGAGCACGCGAAGACGCTTGATGCCGCTCCGGAAGGTGGTCATCGCCATCTCGGCGACCATCCGGCCGTCATCCATCACGCCAACGTGATCGCAAATGCGTTCTTGTTCATGAATGAGATGGCTCGAGATGAGCACTGTGGCCTTTTTGCTGTTCACATATTCGAGGAGCGCGGCGAGCACATCGCGCCGTACGACGGGGTCGAGTCCGTCGGTGGGTTCGTCGAGAATGAGCAGTTCGGGATTGTGCGCGAGGGCGAGGAGCATCATCAGTTTGCCGCTCTCGCCTTTGGAGAGCCGTTCGACACCGGTTTCGGCGCGGAGGGCAAAGGCGCGGCGGAGTTCCTCGGCGCGCTTGGCGTCCCAGTCGGCGTAGAACGCGGCGTGGTAGCGCATCGTTTCTTCGACGGTGAGCGACGTATAGAGGTGCAACCGCTCCGGCACGTAGCCGATGCGCGCGAGCGCGTGGTGCACGCCTTTCGGAACATCGTGGCCCAGCACGGAAATGGTGCCATGTTCGGCGCGGAGCATGCCGAGCATGAGTCGGATGGTGGAGGTTTTGCCGGAGCCGTTGGGTCCGAGAAAGCCGTACACGCAGCCGGAGGGGACGGACATCGCGAGATCGCGAATGGCAAACTCGCGGCCGGCGCGCCAGGTCACGTTGCGGAGCTGAATGACGTCGCTCACTTGCGGTCCTCGAGTTCTGAGGTGAGAGCTTTGCGGAGGTCGTCGCGATTGATGCCGAGTCGTGCGGCGGAGGCGAGGAGTTCGCGCACGAGTCGTTTGGCGGCGGCGGTGCGTTCGCGGGCGCGGGTGTCGGCTGGGACATCGGCGACGTAGGTG contains:
- a CDS encoding ABC transporter ATP-binding protein — encoded protein: MSDVIQLRNVTWRAGREFAIRDLAMSVPSGCVYGFLGPNGSGKTSTIRLMLGMLRAEHGTISVLGHDVPKGVHHALARIGYVPERLHLYTSLTVEETMRYHAAFYADWDAKRAEELRRAFALRAETGVERLSKGESGKLMMLLALAHNPELLILDEPTDGLDPVVRRDVLAALLEYVNSKKATVLISSHLIHEQERICDHVGVMDDGRMVAEMAMTTFRSGIKRLRVLDAPTEIGALPFTLLNRDQSIGREEQWVVRGWQPEMQQWFASGTSELREVIDLDLEESFVELLRSARTPDVEAN